The following is a genomic window from Trachemys scripta elegans isolate TJP31775 chromosome 7, CAS_Tse_1.0, whole genome shotgun sequence.
ttaggagcaggggtcccaggagggggcagtcaggggacaaggagtaggggggggggttggggattctgagggggcgggaagtgggagggaggggaaggggcggggctagggcaggacaggggcgggacttgagcggggctcctcccgtcctcttttttgattgttgaaatatggtaaccctaactaagaGCTGtctgagacctttttaaaccctcccctgcgTGGGGAGGGAACCAAGCTGCCAGTAGGTGAGGAGTAGCAAGATACCAGGGGGAGGCTGAATTCCCTCCCATAAGTGAGAAAAACAAGCCTAAAAGATTGGCTGAGAGAAGGAGTAGACTGTCCCTGTGTGGCCAAGAGGGACTGTTTTACCCCAAGCCCATCTCGCCAAGGCTAAAAACAGCTGAGGCTGGTGAGACTgagaaggtgccttgccacagTGTGTACACTTATGGGTATtccttctgtctgtgtgtgtacacatacacatgTGTACTCCCTGTGTGTGACTGCATGTGCactttgtgtatgtgtgagtgtgtgctCCCTCAGTGTGGTGTACACACATATCCTTTGTAGTGTACATGTGTGTGTCTATCTGGATCAGCATGTGTGTATGACTGAGCTGGCACTTGTGTCCCTGCGCAGGCACAGACAGACCTGTCAGTGTGTTTAAACAGAGATCAGCTTTTTTCTGTAACTAAAAGGGAAAGGCTGCAGCTTTCTTGTCGGGGGACCTGTCCTCCCTTGGCAGTTGGATCCTGCCTGCAGCTCTGCCTTTTCAGGACTGACGCAATGGAACAATACGTGACTTTTGCTTTTTGTTCCCTCCAGAGCAAAGATCTCTCCCATGATGCCACTAAACCCCTCCTGGGACTTGATGGCAGGTGAAGATGTCATGTGTAATCTGGCTGCCTATCTCAGCTCCTCGTGAGAACCTAGCGGTGATGGTCAAGGCCTGTTTCTGCGCTGGGAGTGGTCCAGAGGCCTGGCCCTCTGCTGGCTGCGGCAGGAGTACGGCGGGGGAGAGCCATGGCCTGGTGCCCAGTGCGTCTGACTGCACCTGATCAGCGCTGCTGCTGTCCCTGGGGATTGCTCGCCTGTGCAGCTGTGGACTCAGCCTGAGGCCCAGCCCTGTGGGGGATAGCAGGGATGGGGGGCAGTTAAGGCCCCCCCAGGCGGGGCCAGCTCTAGCTCaaggccaccccaagcaaaaaaaaaaaaaaaacttctgggagcgcaactgccgaagcgaaaaaaaaaaaaaaagtggccctgcccctgaaattgtgctgccccaagcacgtgcttggtttgctggtgcctagagctggccctgccctcagGTCGGACCCTCACATGTCTCCAGCCAGCATGTGCTCCCTGCACCAGCAGCCTCATGTGATGGGCCGGGCCAGGCTAGGCTAGGGGGGAGCCCCGCTGTCAGCACAGAGGCCATGCGTGTCTGAGGGGAGccagccttctccacctgcatgACACCAGCCCCTCCTCTTAGACCCACGGGATCACCCTACAGCTGGCTCTGTGCCTCCCTTCTGCTTCCCAATCCTGGGCCCGCTGCAGGGGGAAACTAGCCCAGCATAACTTAGAGCATCCTCACCCTAAAGGCTGCACGCAGTTATGCTGTCTGCAGGCAGAGGATCTGGCAGAGCTCTGTGACCTTGTCCTGCTCTGCCACCTGCCGCCCCATCCATCACAGCCTCCCTGGCTGAACCCTGTGCTCCGTGGCACCCGTGTGACAGGGCAGTCCAGAGCTGCCTTGTCAGGGCAGCCCagcaatgcaaagcagccagGGCCCAGGAATGAGCTGCTCTTCGAAGAAGGGCCCATCCTTCAGAGGGAGAGGGCAAGTGTCTGTTCTTCCCAAAGGGCCCTGGCATTGCTAGGGTGGTTCACCTAGGCCCTTGCCCAGGAGCATGCAGACCCTCCCCTTCCGACCACATCACCTGCCCTAGGAACCAGCTGACACGCTGTCACCCGGAGCACAGCTCCCTGGCCTGGCCCAGTGCCCTGCCACCCTCGTGTCATTGGAGCAGTCAGCGTCTCCCGGCCCTGGGCAAACAAGAGCTAATAATTATGCATGAGTAGAGACTTACCCTCTGCCAGCAAGTGGGGCCTCCCCAGTGACAGGGGAATCGTGGATGCATCTGACACCAGCATCGGCTGGTTAGTGGGCTCCTGTATTGGCAATGAGGGTAAAATTCCTGAACCCCAGCTCCCTGTAGCTGCTCAGgggaacccccccctccccacacacacgcaAATGCACCCATCACACTGATGCACCCAGGCACACATATCTAGACACACGTGCACACTCACAGCCGCATGTGCACACCAGCACACTCACACCtgcacgcatctgaagaagtgaggtttttacccatgaaagcttatgcccaaataaatgttagtctttaaggtgccaccagactccttgttgtttttgtagatacagactaacatggctaccccctgatacttgacatctgcacacacacactcatgtgcACATTCACACCAGCACACTCACACTTGCACATGCACACTCACTCACCCACAGCTAGTGGTCATGTACTCCATCTCGCTGACCCAGTCCATCTGAGTGTGCAGTGCTCTTTCTGGGAAAGGCAGCTCTGCGGTTTCATTCATAGCTGGGAAATCCCAGCAGTGAGTGGCTCTGTGCGGTGATAGGTAGCTCAGCCGTTTCCTCAGAAACACTCCATGGGAGAGCAAGACTAGTTCCAGTTCTCAGCCCAATCAGCAGGAAATGCTGGGTTTGCAATGTAGTTACTGGCTGGCTGGAGCCCGATCCAACAGAGAGGAGAGGAATCACCCTTAGACCAGGAGCTTCATCACCGTGACTGCAAACCCCACAAGCTCTTGAGCTGAGTTAGAGCGAGGGGGGCAGAGTACAGGTTGAGCCAGGATCCTGCTTCCTGTCCAGGCCTGACTCCGCCTCAGGCTTATGGGGTTTTTCTGCATTCAGGGTTCACGCTGCGTTCAGCTCAGAGCCCTGCCTCGGCCTGCGTGTGACGCGGGCCACAGGATTCCATCCAGGCATCTTGCCCCATTGCTCCCTCAGGGGCCCCTGGCCAGAGGGTCCCAGAGGCCAGgaactgctggggggagggcagagttaCATTGCCCTCCAAAATGAGTTTTCaaacagtggcactggaacacttTTACTAGTGGGGGAGCTGAAAACCAGCCCTCTCACCTCTGTCcgcaccccacccctgcccctggaACAGGGCATTGTCTACGGGTTGGGGGGAcctggacaggggtaaggggactgaggctgggggtgggcgcggggccctcAGCCAGGATCCTAGAcatggggccggcagccgggaacCCGGGCGCAGGGCCAGGAGTGCAGCCCTGGGTGGCTGCCAGGACCCCGCACGTGGGGTGGGAACGGAGCCCTGGGCTTGGgactggcagccgggaccctgcaCTGGGGACCAGaagcagagccccaggcatggggctgggagcccgcATGTGGGGCCAGGACCAGAGCCCCACATAAAacctaggggtgctgcagcacccccgcaCCCATAGTTCCTGCACCtatgtttttaaagaaacaaaagattttgggggggagggggagtttcctTCAAAATGTTATTATTTTTCAACAATTGCAATGAACATTTTTGACTGAAACAGAAAATGCacgtttgttttttcagttttttggggtcttttttccctgtttttttttggggggggggggggggatttgccAGAGAGGAGAAGAATGACTCAAAACCTGGTAAAGGATTAAAGATTTGGGCCTTGGTTCATTTCATCAAAAATtccaggaaaaaacaacaacaaaacccatcATTTTTCATATTGTTCCTGTGGAGGAttctcccaccccccttttcAATCCCTGGCCTGTTGAGTCCCTGTTTGTGGCACCCCCTGGTGGTGAAGCACTTGGGGGCgaggaaggtgatgaggaacagtcaacatggattcaccaagggcaagtcatgcctgacaaacttgattgccttctatgatgagataactggctctgtggatatggggaaagcagtggatgtgatatatcttgactttagcaaagcttttgatacggtctcccacagtattcttgccagcaagttaaagaagtatggattggatgaatggactataaagtgaatagaaagctggctagcttgtcaggctcaatgggtagtgatcaatggcttgatgtcttgttggcagccggtatcaagcggagtgccccaggggtcggtcctggggccagttttgttcatctttattaatgatctggatgatgggattaattgcaccctcagcaagttcgcagatgacactaagctgcggggagatgtagataagctggagggtagggatagggtccagagtgacctagacaaattggaggattgggccagaagaaatctgatgaagttcaacaagaacaagtgcagagtcctgcacttaggaaggaagaatcccatgcaccgctacaggctggggaccaactggctaagcagcagttctgcagaaaaggatccggggattacagtggacgagaagctggatatgagtcagcagtgtgcccttgttgccaagaaggccaacggcatattgggctgtattagtaggagcattgccagcagatcgagggaagtgattattcccctctattctgcattggtgaggtcacacctggagtattgcgtccagctttggtccccccactacagaagggatgaggagaaattggagagagtccagcggagggcaacgaaaatgattagggggctgtggcacatgacttacgaggagaggctgagagaactggggttatttagtctgcagaagagaagagtgagggggaatttgatagcagccttcaactaccagaaggggggttccaaggaggatagagctcagctgttctcagtggtggcagatgacagaacaagaagcaatggtctcaagttgcagtgtgggaggtttaggttggatattaggaaacactatttcactaggagggtggtgaagcactggaatgggttacctagggaggtggtggaatctccttccttagaggtttttaaggcccggcttgacaaagccccggcagggatgatttagttggtgttggtcctgctttgagcaggggattggactagatgacttcctgaggtctcttccaaccctaatattctatgattctatgaatgatgGCTCGGCTGCCCTGTATCCCAACACCTAGAGCAATGGTTAAAGCCTGTGGGATCGTTGCTGGCCCGGAGCTGAGGATGCTGACCCTGAGCAGAGGAATCTGGAACAGCTGTCCTGGCGAGCTCCCACCCAGCATTGCCTGTGCAAAACCCACTGTGGCCTGAGCCCTTAGCCAAGCCTAGTCTGATAGGGCCCAGCCGGGATTTTTGCCCTAGCACTTAGCACGCTGGCTGTTGGTGGGGGATCTGTCTGGTGGTGTGTATGCTGCTGCTCGGTGCTCTCCAATCAGCCGCTCAACAGGGAGGGTTTGGGATCTCTGCTCCCTGCCGAACCGCTGATTGGTGGCCAGCCAGCAGTAGTCTCCATGCAGCTGTGGCACTTCAGCCTGGGTGGCTGGGGATTACCTGGGCTCCCTCGGGCCTTGGCCTGAATGAAGTTGCTGGGGGAGAACAGGGGAGGAGCATGAATGAGGAGAGGCGGGTTAGGGGAATCGCCCTGCCTCAGCTTACAAAAGACAAGCCGAGGTGGTGGGGCATCAGCAGGTGAGGGGGTGCTCgtgggctgggctgctgcccccctgctgcagcccagccTTTCAGGATTGCTTTTTGCCTTCTTCATTTGCAGCCTTGCTGTTCTCGGGAAGGGGGGCAGTCTGTCATCCCATTGAGGACAGGCCAAGAGGAGGCACAGGCTGCAAGCAGACCTCGTGGGGAGGCCCAGACTACATCCAGCTTTGATTGCTGGGCAGGCGGGAGCTGCCTGTTAAAGGCGAGTGCACTGACAATGTGTGGGACCACACAGATTCACCGGCTGTGTGTCATCTGGATGTATTTGTGCCTCACACCCAGCCTGTCTAATCCCTGATGGGCGGGCTGGCTGCATGCTGGCAACTAGTCTGTGCCAGCCAGGAGGACAATTCACTCCTGTTCTTTAGGGGTGAGATTGTCCAGGGGAGGAGCTGTTCCTGCTGACGTACAGTGTTGTGTGACCGGCAAGGCAAGGGTGTATCTAGCCGCATGGCTGTTGTGCCTTTGTTGCTTGTGCATTGCAGAGCCGGGACCCATTCTGGGCAGACACACACTCTGTGCTCTCCCTTAGACGGACTTGACATTGGTTCTTTCTTGCTCGTTCTCTTGGTCTGAGCTAAAGTCTGGTCCCAGTAAAGGACTGTGGTTGCTGCTGTGTGTGGAATCACACACCATGCGTGCCCCAGCTGTGTTCTCTCTAACCAGTGCTGGGTGAGAGTAATGCCTCTGCCCCTCTGGCCGTCCCCGCCCGGGCGAATCGGGGCGGGCTGGAGGGGGCGGCGAAGAGGCGGATCGGGGCGGgctggaggagggaagaggaaggaggcGGTGAAGAGGCGGATCGGGGCTGGCTGGACGAGGCAGGGGGCGGTGAAGAGGCGGATCGGGCGGGCTGAAGGGGGTGGATCCGGTTGGGCTGGAGGAGGTGTCTCCAGGAGGTGGCGGGGCGGGCGCTGCTGAGCTCAGCGCGCCGCGGGATGGAGGCCGCCGACGGGGTCCGACCCCGGGTGCTGGTGGTGGGCGCGGGGCTCGCCGGGCTCGGCGCTGCGCAGCGGCTCTCTAGCTCCCGAGCCTTTCCCCACCTGCGCCTGCTGGAGTCcacgggccgggccgggggccgcgTCTGCTCCCAGCGATTCGGTACCGGCCGGGCCCCGCGGGGAGCTAGGCCCCGACCCAGCCGAGCTGGGGCAGTGTCCGGCGGCTGTGCCGGGGTGCGGCGTCCCTGGGGAGCTGTGCCAGACTGGGGGACAGCAGGCTGGGGGGTGCGCCGGGCTCTGGGGCAGGGTCCCTGTGGCGTACAGCTGCCTCTTGCCCTGCGTCCCAGCACCTGGCATTGAGCGGGTGATCATGACTAGTGAGAACAACCACTCTGGACGCTTCTTAACCCTCCCGCGTGAGGGCCCACGCTGGTCTCTACCtgttagagaccaggatgagacctatTGTGGGATTGGGGAGCTGTGCCAGGCAGGGTGGATCTGTGCCAGGATTGGAGGTGGCATCCCTGAGGCTGGGGAGCTGTGCCAGGCCGTGTGGGTCTGTGTCAGGCTATGGGTCTGGGGGTTGGAGAGCTGTGCCATGCTGGGGGCAGCAGGCTGTGTGCATGCGCACCAAGTTGGGGGGGGCAACAGGCTGGGTGGGTTTGTGCCAGGCTCTGAGGTGGCGTCTCTGGGGCAGGAGGGTAGGGAGCtgtgccaggctggggggcagcaggCTGTGAAAGTCTGTGCCAATGCTGTGTAATGTTTCCCCTGCCTCCTAGGGAGTGAAGTGGTGGAGATGGGCGCACACTGGATCCATGGACCCTCCAAGGAGAACCCTGTCTTTCAGCTGGCGTCCGACTACGGGCTGCTGGATGAGGAAGCCATGTCCGAGGAGAACCAGCAGATCGAGGTGGGGGGCCACCCCCTCCTGCCCGCGGTCTTCTACTCCAGCGCAGGGCGAGTCCTGAgcccagagctggtggagggggtGAGGAATCTGTTCTCCACCCTGCTGGACCAGACGCGTGAGTTCCTGCACGTGCCACAGGTCTCTGTGCCCAGTGTGGGCGAGTATCTGCGGAAGGAGATTGCCCAGCAGGTGAAGGAGTGGACGGATGATGACGAAACCAAATGGCTGAAGCTGGCTGTCCTCAACACGTACTTCAAGCTGGAGTGCTGTGTGAGTGGGACCCACAGCATGGATCACGTGGCGCTGGGGCCCTTTGGGGAGTACGCCATGCTCCCCGGCCTGGACTGCACCTTCCCTGGGTGAGTGGGGCAAGCGGGGGCTGGCTGCGCTTTCTCAGTGCTTGCAGGCTTTGAGAGCAACCTGGCGCAGCGTCTGCCCATCCTAAGTAGAGTCCTGCAGAGTGgaagagcccagctccccccttCCAGGCTCTGCAAACAGCCCAgcctctgcttttaaaaatgtctctgcAGAGCAAAGGACTGGCTCTTAGCCCTCCACCTGCAGCGCAGGGAGCCTGCAGTCCCAGTTCCCCCCGCGAGCCTGGAGCTGGCAAGGTGAAGATGGGCTGGGCTTTCTCCTGTGGAAGGCAGTGGGAAAGGCTCTTACAGGTGTTGCACTGGGCCCAGTGTTGCATTGGGCCTGAAGGGGCTGCATCCCTTGTTTAGGAGGAGCTGAGAGCTCTTTCCCGAGCCAGAGGGTGACTTAAAACGGGGGATGCAGGCAGGGGAGTGTTTCCATAGTGCTGTGTCCGCGGACAGCTGGGAGCACAGCCCTGGCTGGTCAAGAAGCAGCAACCTTGTCGCGGTGTTTGTGTCGCTGTCCCAGAGGGGAGTGTGGTGTGCAGCTTGCCGAGCTGAGGAACGCAAGGGCTCAATGCCGCTCGGCAGGCAAGAGTGGCCTCTCACTTGTCCAGGGTGGGCTGGTGTTATTCTGCACTGCCAGATGCTTGGCTTGTCCCCTGTGTCTGTGCAAAGCGGTAATAACACTACCAGCTCACTGGGCGGCAGGGTGCAGAGCCCAAAGTGCcagccttgggggcaggagccctTGTGGTGGTGCCATTTTGGGGCACACTGGCCGTAAAAGGAGAGGCCCCACACACCCCTAGAAAGTTGTGGAAATGCTCATGCATTGTGTCTCCCGCTGGCGTGCATGTGCCcgtctgtgtgtctgtctcccccagtcccctgctttcctCTCCGGGTATTTCTCTGGTCTGCCTGCACAGCGGGAGCCCAGCAGTCATACAATCGCCCACGTGCTGGGGCACCCCAGTAGTCCAGGGCAGCTCCAGCAGCAAGGAAGGCTGTGAGGGGGTGTCAGGCTcccccagggagcagagaggggggtGAATTAAAGCCCACTTTGCTGCCCCTCTAGCCTAAGCCTGGTCTGGGGCACTGGGGCTGCTCTGGGCATTTCCCTGTGGGGAGGAAGCTGAACTGGTGTGTGGGTCTGTCTGAGCTTGGGGAGGAGGCTAGTGGCCCCCAGCGAGCCCTGGGCTGATGTGCTGGTGatgggcacttcctctcccacaGCGGCTATGGAGGCCTGCCGGACTGCATGCTGACCTCGCTGCCCAAGGAGAGCGTACTGTTCCACAAGCCAGTGACGGTGGTTCGCTGGGGCGGCTCCTACCGGGAGGAGAGCCAAGAGGGGCGGACGTTCCCGGTCCAGGTTGAGTGTGAGGACGGCGAGAGGTTCCTGGCAGATCACGTCATCATCACGGTGCCTCTAGGTGAACTGCCTCGTGTCCCCCTTGCTCCTGAGTGCCTCGCTCCCACCTGTTCCCGCTGCAGCTCCTCTCTGGTGAACCAGACGCTGCCCCATGGGCTGGCTTGGCCGGGCCATGCCCTGCCTGGGCTCATGGCCTGTCTTCTGCCCACGGGAAGGACAGCTCTGCCCTGATGCCCCAGCTGCGGCATTGTCCCTCCTCCCAAACCGAGCCCTGGTAAAACCTCATCGCAGGGTGTTACGCTAGGGAGGAAGGAGCTCTGGTAAAacccaacctcccctcccccaccaagggGCTCTGTGCAAGAGAAACCAAATCGAACTGCATTGTAAAACAAGAACACAAGCTGGCTTTGATTAGTCCAACAGACCCCATTCCCCTTGCTCAGCTGTCCCCTGGGATGTGCTTGCTAGATCTCCTGGCCCCAGAGAGTCTTCAGGGCAGAGAAGACCCAAACCTCCAGTGTCAAAACCCAGGAGGAGAAAGCCCCTTGGGTGGCATCTCTGTACTTC
Proteins encoded in this region:
- the PAOX gene encoding peroxisomal N(1)-acetyl-spermine/spermidine oxidase isoform X4, with translation MEAADGVRPRVLVVGAGLAGLGAAQRLSSSRAFPHLRLLESTGRAGGRVCSQRFGSEVVEMGAHWIHGPSKENPVFQLASDYGLLDEEAMSEENQQIEVGGHPLLPAVFYSSAGRVLSPELVEGVRNLFSTLLDQTREFLHVPQVSVPSVGEYLRKEIAQQVKEWTDDDETKWLKLAVLNTYFKLECCVSGTHSMDHVALGPFGEYAMLPGLDCTFPGGYGGLPDCMLTSLPKESVLFHKPVTVVRWGGSYREESQEGRTFPVQVECEDGERFLADHVIITVPLGFLKEHHETFIDPPLPPRKADAIRQLGFGTNNKIFLEFEQPFWPPDCQLIEVVWEDESPLVEAGTDLQASWFRKLIVFLVLQPPERYGHVLCGFIAGKESEYMETLSDAAVLTALTDVIRRLTG
- the PAOX gene encoding peroxisomal N(1)-acetyl-spermine/spermidine oxidase isoform X1, coding for MEAADGVRPRVLVVGAGLAGLGAAQRLSSSRAFPHLRLLESTGRAGGRVCSQRFGSEVVEMGAHWIHGPSKENPVFQLASDYGLLDEEAMSEENQQIEVGGHPLLPAVFYSSAGRVLSPELVEGVRNLFSTLLDQTREFLHVPQVSVPSVGEYLRKEIAQQVKEWTDDDETKWLKLAVLNTYFKLECCVSGTHSMDHVALGPFGEYAMLPGLDCTFPGGYGGLPDCMLTSLPKESVLFHKPVTVVRWGGSYREESQEGRTFPVQVECEDGERFLADHVIITVPLGFLKEHHETFIDPPLPPRKADAIRQLGFGTNNKIFLEFEQPFWPPDCQLIEVVWEDESPLVEAGTDLQASWFRKLIVFLVLQPPERYGHVLCGFIAGKESEYMETLSDAAVLTALTDVIRRLTGNPHLAPPKKVMRSQWHSAPYTRGSYSYVAVGSSGDDIDALAQPLPEDAADPRPQQVLFAGEATHRTFYSTTHGALLSGWREADRLLSLYDTSESHQHKPRL